In one window of Armatimonadota bacterium DNA:
- a CDS encoding alpha-galactosidase, protein MRLLYGTAGVLLAMMTPHLANAIPPAPNEMADARRWAAAGFDGEKPQPPFSFTYDGRRSSEFLQTWQLQSSRRSLDARRTEHRLIYADPASGLVVRCTAIEYRDFPAVEWMLQFHNGGRDNTAILEDIQALDARIAAPKQRPVTLHRSLGDSNSAESFAPVEDIIAPGRQITLAPNGGRSSDGQLPFFNLARRGAGMVMAVGWSGQWEAAFERDGDTVRVRSGMQNTHLRLYPGETIRTPRIVVLLWRGDEALRGNNLFRQLLMSHYLPRRDGELVLPPICGSVGEVEPDGSYEGPHIRVMPILASRGIEVFWSDMDPQQWYPKGFPEGTGTWEPDPVKYPRGMKPVGDAAHAAGLGYLLWFEPERVHFDTFIDREHPEWVMKPDGEWSQLFGLHDPGARKWLTDYIDAQISAAQLDWIRWDFNIEPLGFWRRNDAPDRQGMTEIRHIEGLYAMWDELRARHPGLVVDICASGGRRIDLETLTRGLPLWHSDLQCSGAHPAADQLQNGGLNRWVPLHGCGNFGYEPSYVFRSAMTAGNILATNTSAPESAEAVKRTVALYRKVRPYMSGDFYPLFPHSASEDTWYGYQFHRADLDAGMVLVFRREESPDAKQTVRLRGLKPELRYEVTCEDAEVRRTAKGRNLSALSVEIPAAPESALLFYRKVK, encoded by the coding sequence ATGAGACTGCTCTACGGAACGGCTGGAGTGCTGCTTGCGATGATGACACCGCATTTGGCCAACGCGATACCCCCAGCACCGAATGAGATGGCGGACGCTCGGCGTTGGGCGGCGGCCGGATTCGACGGCGAGAAGCCGCAGCCGCCTTTCTCATTCACCTACGACGGGCGGCGCTCGTCCGAGTTCCTTCAGACATGGCAACTGCAGAGCAGCCGCCGGAGCCTGGACGCGCGCCGCACAGAGCACAGGCTCATCTATGCCGATCCCGCGAGCGGCCTCGTCGTACGCTGCACGGCGATCGAGTACCGCGATTTCCCGGCCGTGGAATGGATGCTGCAGTTCCACAACGGCGGTCGCGACAACACCGCGATCCTCGAAGACATTCAGGCGCTCGACGCGCGCATCGCGGCGCCGAAGCAACGGCCCGTCACGCTCCACCGGTCCCTGGGCGACAGCAATTCGGCGGAGAGCTTCGCGCCGGTTGAAGATATCATCGCGCCGGGCCGGCAGATCACCCTCGCGCCCAACGGCGGGCGGTCGTCGGACGGCCAGCTGCCGTTCTTCAACCTGGCGCGCCGGGGGGCCGGCATGGTGATGGCTGTGGGCTGGTCGGGGCAGTGGGAGGCGGCCTTTGAGCGCGACGGCGACACGGTGAGGGTTCGCAGCGGCATGCAGAACACGCACCTGCGCCTGTATCCCGGCGAGACGATCCGGACGCCGCGGATTGTCGTCCTGCTGTGGCGCGGCGACGAGGCGCTGCGCGGCAACAACTTGTTCCGCCAGTTGCTGATGTCGCACTACTTACCGCGCCGCGACGGGGAGTTGGTGTTGCCGCCGATCTGCGGCAGCGTTGGCGAAGTCGAGCCCGATGGATCGTACGAAGGGCCGCACATCAGGGTCATGCCCATCCTTGCGTCGCGCGGGATCGAGGTGTTCTGGTCCGACATGGATCCGCAGCAGTGGTATCCCAAGGGGTTCCCGGAGGGCACGGGGACGTGGGAGCCCGATCCCGTGAAGTATCCGCGCGGCATGAAGCCTGTCGGCGATGCCGCCCACGCCGCGGGGCTCGGCTACCTGCTGTGGTTCGAGCCGGAGCGCGTTCATTTCGATACGTTCATTGACCGGGAGCATCCGGAGTGGGTCATGAAGCCGGACGGGGAGTGGAGCCAGTTGTTCGGGCTGCACGATCCGGGGGCGCGCAAGTGGCTGACCGATTACATTGACGCACAGATCAGCGCGGCGCAGCTTGACTGGATTCGCTGGGATTTCAATATCGAGCCACTGGGGTTCTGGCGGCGCAACGACGCGCCGGATCGCCAGGGCATGACGGAGATCCGGCACATCGAGGGGCTGTACGCGATGTGGGACGAGCTGCGCGCGCGTCACCCAGGGCTGGTGGTGGACATTTGCGCCAGCGGGGGGCGGCGCATTGACCTGGAGACGCTGACGCGCGGCCTGCCTCTGTGGCACAGCGATTTGCAGTGCTCGGGAGCGCACCCCGCCGCCGACCAACTCCAGAACGGCGGACTGAATCGGTGGGTGCCGCTGCACGGCTGCGGGAACTTCGGCTACGAGCCGTCGTACGTGTTCCGCAGCGCGATGACCGCAGGCAACATACTGGCGACCAATACGTCGGCCCCGGAAAGCGCTGAGGCCGTGAAGAGAACCGTCGCGCTGTACCGAAAGGTCCGCCCGTACATGTCAGGCGATTTCTACCCCTTGTTCCCGCACAGCGCAAGCGAGGATACGTGGTACGGCTACCAATTCCATCGAGCCGACCTGGATGCGGGCATGGTGCTGGTGTTCCGGCGGGAGGAGAGCCCCGACGCGAAGCAAACGGTGCGGTTGCGGGGCCTCAAGCCGGAGTTGCGGTATGAGGTGACGTGCGAGGATGCCGAGGTCAGGAGAACCGCGAAAGGAAGGAACCTGTCCGCCTTGAGCGTGGAGATACCCGCTGCGCCGGAGTCCGCGCTGTTGTTCTACCGCAAGGTGAAGTGA
- a CDS encoding alpha-galactosidase encodes MKRMRLILEVLTLIMATQWAHGVSVVPAEMAEARRWAAAKFEGVQEAPPREAGLIVLANNDPVQPNARAGRPMKIVDQQYTRGLYCHAYSNIVVRLPGPGKTFEAIIGVDSNEQTSGGRGSVVFSVKVGDREAFRSDVMREGMPGIVVSVNLGGADEFVIEVGDAGDGIGCDQADWADARVTLTDGSVLWLGDMPLGGPARGPYTTEPPFSFTYDGRPSGEVLKTWTLTRAERAVDDKRTEHAITYNDPETGLVMRCVAVEYHDFPIVEWTLYFKNAGSADTPILEDIQALDTHLERSADGEFVLHHHTGSPCTPTDYEPFATTLDPASEKRIATAGGRPTNSDLPYFNIEWPGEGVVIALGWPGQWAAQFARDDGIGLRIRGGQELTHFTLHPGEEVRSPLVVMQFYRGDWIRAQNVWRRWMLAHNLPRPGGKLPPAQMAACSSHQYGEMINANEETQIMFVDRYLEEGIELDYWWMDAGWYINESGWPNTGTWEVDTKRFPRGLRFITDHAHAKGVKSIVWFEPERVTPGTWLYENHPEWLLGRDGETKLLNLGNPEARQWLTEHVNRLINEQGIDLYRNDFNIDPLGFWRGNDSDDRQGITEIRYVEGFLAYWDELRRRHPDMLIDTCASGGRRNDLETLRRSVPLLRSDCIIEPVAQQLHTYGIAFWIPFYGTGVNSTDPYVFRSQASCPHLTGCYDMRNREIDYEELRRLYTQWRSYADCYFGDYYPLTPYDTGNEVWMAWQFDRPESGDGIVQVFRRADSIYESARLRLRGLDPDATYVVTDLDGPGETKATGREIMDPGVLVACSDRPGSAVIMYRREQ; translated from the coding sequence ATGAAACGAATGCGGCTCATCCTGGAGGTGCTAACGCTTATCATGGCCACGCAATGGGCTCACGGGGTGTCGGTCGTGCCGGCGGAGATGGCCGAGGCCCGCCGGTGGGCGGCGGCCAAGTTCGAGGGCGTGCAGGAGGCACCGCCGCGCGAAGCAGGGCTGATCGTACTGGCCAATAACGATCCGGTGCAGCCGAACGCGCGGGCCGGGCGGCCGATGAAGATCGTTGACCAGCAATACACGCGCGGGCTCTACTGCCACGCGTACAGCAACATCGTCGTGCGCCTGCCCGGGCCGGGGAAGACGTTCGAGGCGATCATCGGCGTGGATAGCAACGAGCAGACGAGCGGCGGACGCGGCAGTGTCGTGTTCTCCGTGAAGGTCGGAGATCGCGAGGCTTTTCGCAGCGACGTGATGCGCGAGGGCATGCCCGGCATCGTCGTCAGTGTTAACCTCGGCGGCGCGGACGAGTTCGTGATCGAGGTGGGTGACGCGGGCGACGGCATCGGCTGCGATCAAGCGGATTGGGCTGATGCGCGGGTGACTCTGACCGACGGCAGTGTGCTCTGGCTCGGCGACATGCCCCTGGGCGGGCCGGCGCGCGGGCCGTACACGACGGAGCCGCCGTTCTCGTTCACCTACGACGGGCGGCCGTCGGGTGAGGTGCTCAAGACGTGGACGCTCACGCGCGCGGAGCGCGCAGTCGATGACAAGCGCACCGAACACGCTATCACCTACAACGACCCCGAGACCGGGCTTGTCATGCGCTGCGTCGCCGTGGAATATCACGATTTCCCCATCGTCGAATGGACCCTCTACTTCAAGAACGCGGGCTCTGCGGATACGCCGATCCTGGAGGACATCCAGGCGCTTGACACGCACCTCGAACGGAGCGCGGACGGCGAGTTCGTGCTCCATCACCACACTGGCAGCCCGTGCACGCCGACGGATTACGAGCCGTTCGCGACGACGCTCGACCCGGCAAGCGAGAAGCGGATCGCGACGGCGGGCGGCCGCCCGACCAACAGCGATCTGCCGTACTTCAACATCGAATGGCCGGGCGAAGGCGTCGTGATCGCGCTCGGCTGGCCCGGACAGTGGGCGGCGCAGTTCGCGCGGGATGACGGCATCGGCCTGCGCATTCGCGGCGGCCAGGAACTGACGCACTTCACGCTGCACCCCGGCGAGGAAGTGCGCTCGCCACTGGTCGTCATGCAGTTCTACCGCGGCGATTGGATTCGCGCGCAGAACGTCTGGCGGCGGTGGATGCTGGCGCACAATCTGCCGCGGCCCGGCGGCAAGCTCCCGCCCGCGCAGATGGCGGCCTGCAGCTCGCACCAGTACGGCGAAATGATCAACGCGAACGAAGAGACCCAGATCATGTTCGTGGATCGCTACCTCGAGGAGGGCATCGAGCTCGACTATTGGTGGATGGACGCGGGGTGGTACATTAACGAAAGCGGCTGGCCCAACACGGGCACGTGGGAGGTGGACACGAAGCGGTTCCCTCGCGGCCTGCGGTTCATCACCGACCACGCGCACGCGAAGGGCGTGAAATCCATCGTCTGGTTCGAGCCGGAGCGCGTGACGCCCGGCACGTGGTTATACGAGAATCATCCGGAATGGCTGCTCGGGCGCGACGGGGAGACGAAGCTGCTCAACCTGGGCAATCCCGAGGCGCGGCAGTGGCTCACCGAGCACGTCAACCGGCTCATCAACGAGCAGGGGATTGATCTTTACCGCAACGACTTCAACATTGACCCGCTCGGGTTCTGGCGCGGCAATGACAGCGACGATCGCCAGGGCATCACCGAAATCAGATACGTCGAGGGATTTCTGGCGTACTGGGACGAGCTGCGGCGCCGTCATCCAGACATGTTGATTGACACGTGCGCCTCGGGCGGCCGGCGCAACGATCTGGAGACGCTGCGGCGGTCGGTGCCGTTGCTGCGCAGCGACTGCATCATCGAGCCGGTGGCGCAGCAGCTTCACACCTACGGCATCGCCTTCTGGATCCCGTTCTACGGCACCGGCGTCAACTCGACCGATCCCTACGTCTTCCGCAGCCAGGCGTCGTGTCCGCACCTCACGGGCTGCTACGATATGCGCAACCGCGAGATTGACTACGAGGAGCTGCGCCGACTGTACACGCAATGGCGGAGCTATGCGGACTGCTACTTCGGCGACTATTACCCGCTGACGCCGTACGACACCGGCAATGAGGTGTGGATGGCGTGGCAATTCGACCGGCCGGAGTCGGGCGATGGGATAGTGCAAGTTTTCCGCCGCGCGGACAGCATCTACGAATCCGCGCGGTTGCGGCTGCGTGGGCTGGACCCGGATGCCACCTATGTTGTCACCGACCTCGACGGTCCGGGCGAAACGAAAGCCACCGGCCGGGAGATCATGGATCCGGGGGTGCTCGTCGCTTGCAGCGACCGCCCCGGGAGTGCGGTCATCATGTATCGCCGGGAGCAGTAG
- a CDS encoding Gfo/Idh/MocA family oxidoreductase, whose product MDEIRIGVAGLGSRGRYWLSSLQGIPGYRITAVCDTVATLRDRALAQLGNPHDVAACGNYDDLLGNPCVDAIALCVRCKEQGAMAAQALEAGKHVNMEVPAAHTLEDCWRIVVAAERSGKIYHLAEQTRYWGFVDAWQQLVAEDRLGHVTYADGEYFGYYPRLYYRDPDTGEYYDLQR is encoded by the coding sequence ATGGACGAGATTCGGATCGGCGTGGCCGGCCTCGGTTCGCGCGGCCGGTACTGGCTGTCGTCGTTGCAGGGGATTCCCGGCTATCGCATCACCGCCGTGTGCGACACCGTCGCCACTCTCCGCGACCGGGCGCTCGCCCAACTCGGGAACCCGCACGACGTCGCGGCGTGCGGCAATTACGATGACCTGCTTGGTAACCCGTGCGTGGATGCGATCGCCCTATGCGTGCGCTGCAAGGAGCAGGGCGCGATGGCGGCGCAGGCGCTCGAGGCCGGCAAACACGTCAACATGGAGGTGCCCGCGGCGCACACCCTCGAGGATTGCTGGCGCATCGTCGTCGCCGCCGAACGCAGCGGCAAGATCTATCACCTCGCCGAGCAGACGCGCTACTGGGGATTCGTTGACGCATGGCAGCAGCTGGTCGCGGAGGATCGCCTCGGGCACGTGACGTACGCCGACGGCGAGTACTTCGGCTACTACCCGAGGCTCTACTACCGTGACCCCGACACCGGCGAGTACTACGATCTTCAGCGG